A segment of the Trifolium pratense cultivar HEN17-A07 linkage group LG7, ARS_RC_1.1, whole genome shotgun sequence genome:
tttacccaacccggcccaatgttataacgggtggttattttactaaacccaacccggagtaccatatgtggtttgggttttggttttggccaaacccaacccaatctgacccacgtacacccctactACGACTTGTGTCGTTggttaatttcatttttaaaaatactaaaaaccGAATCATACGGAATTGATAAACCAAACGGATTACACCTTTAAAACAGCTCCGAGCTCTGGAATAGCACCGCCACATCTATCTACCATGGCAAAGGAAGAGGGAACCCACACCGTCGTTTCCGATCTGATCAACTTCCTCAACGCATCTCCAACTGCTTTCCACGCTGTCGGTAATAACCAAAACCATCTCTATTCTCTCTCCAATTCGCAACTCCCCCGTTCACTCATCGTTTCCCCTTTTCAGACGAAGCCAAGAAGCAGTTGAAAACCGCAGGGTACCAGCAAATCTCCGAGAAGGAAAATTGGGAACTCAAAGCCGGCCACAAATACTTCTTCACCAGAAACCATTCCACCATCGTCGCTTTCGCCATCGGCAAAAGGTAGGTTCACTCCAGCCTTATTTATTTCAACTAAAATCAATAATGTAAccgtttttcattttatttttcaattctcTTCTCAGATTTGTTGCCGGAAATGGATTCTACATAGTTGGTGCTCACACCGATAGTCCTTGTCTGAAACTCAAGCCGGGGTCGAAGGtgattcattatttttagattaattttaattaactgCTTTCTTTGATTGCATAAGCTTTTATCATATAAGTTGTCATCTATGTGCATTTTTTATGGCGAAaactgatattttgaaaatactcatcgagacgaatccaataatatcttatatgttaatgtttatttttatttattagtagataAATATGGTCAAACCAAAATGTGTGAATAGGTTTCATTCAATtttggacggagggagtaagttGTATCctgtttttataagctatttctgATAACTTATGGAAATTAGTTGAAAGCAGCATATTTACATGTCATAAGATCTTTATATAAGTCCTACAAAACAATCTCACAAGTACTTAGGTAGATAAGTTCAAAACAAATGAATCAATCCAATCATACCCTTATTCAATGGATGTTTGATTAGTGAGTAAGAAAGACCTTTGGGTGGATTTTGCAGGTGGTTAAGGGTGGAATATTGGAGGTTGGTGTTCAAACCTATGGAGGAGGTTTATGGCACACGTGGTTTGATCGTGATTTGACGGTGGCTGGGAGGGTTATATTACGAAAAGAAATTGCAGGTTCTGTTTCGTACTCGCATCGCCTTGTTAGAATTGAGGAACCTATAATGCGTGTCCCATCTTTGGCAATTCACTTAGACaggtttttgttgtttttaacaTATGCATCGTCTCTTTGTTTTGCTTGATTGATTTATGGTTATCAATTTATTGTGGTGTTTTTTCTTTGGTTGATTCTGTACAGAGGTGTTAATGATGGATTCAAAGTAAACACTCAGACTCATCTTCTTCCCATCCTTGCAACATCTCTAAAGGTAATCCCGCATTTCTAATTCATTTGAGCTTTTTGGCTGTTTACGGAATATTTGATGGAAATTACTTTTCTTCTGATTGTGATCTCATGTCTGTGTTTTAATGCATCAAGTCGTGTATCAAATGCttagtttgttttcttttttgattttAAAGTTAAGTTATAGGAGCCATTATTCATGTGATTGCATGAGGTTAGACAGCTCAGTTATTGGctaaattattattgttttttattgcaTGAGAATATATCTACATTACAATTACGATTTGTACTTTTATTACTATGCAATAGTTCTAGTTAGTTAGTATCTTTGATGCAATCCTTTTGGGTGCATATATATTGCGACTCTGTTTATAGACTTGATTAGCTTTTTAATGGTTTGGATTTAGCTTTTATAAATTCATTGAACTTTGTTGTGCAGGCAGAGGCTAATAAAGTGTCCTCTGAAAGCGATTCAGTTGAAagtggaaagaaagaaaatgataaaACAGGTTCTAGCAATGTGAAGCACCACCCTATACTTTTACAGGTTCATAGGCTTTGAAACTTGTAATGCCCTCATGATACTTTTATTGCatttcagtttttgttttttctggGATGAATTAACACTTCCAAAGGtggtttttaagttttaacttgTAAGGTGATTTTAACATGGGCCTAGGCATGCATACAATGGAAATAATATTGATTGTTCTCTTTTTTATATTCTCTAGTTGCTTGCAAGTAAGCTTGAGTGTGAACCCGGTGACATTTGTGATTTTGAATTGCAAGCTTGTGATACACAACCAAGCATAGTTGCTGGAGCTGCCAAGGAGTTTGTATTTTCGGGACGGCTTGATAACCTCTGCATGTCATTTTGTTCTTTGAAGGTTTGAGTTTTATCGAGATTGTTTCTTCTAATCAAGATATAAATGCATGTTTTTAGATATGAACTATGAGATTTAGGTCGCGtagaaattatcaaaaaatagacaaccttattaatatgagtaaaaagtaaaaatataggtCCCATATAAATAGtagaaataaaatttaaaagcaATGTGTAATAcagtatatattttattagaatttgGTAAGACAAAAGTTATCCCTAATTTAGTGATGTGTCAAATAAGAGAAAGGTTATTTTGATAAAAGCCATGTTATGTTTTCCCAAATGAGAGGGAGCTCTATGATgactattttgaattttagtttactTCAATATTGTGCTTCAGAGATTATTTccttatgttattttttatgcatatgTTTATGTGCAagtatattttgaattttaggtAGGATTTTATGATCCATGTCGCAATCCAACGATTGACATCTTTCACCCCCTCTGGATCCTTTGTAAAATTTCGATTTTTACAACTATATCTGGAAATTAGAATGTGCTTGTGTACGATGTATGAAGTTCTCCTGTAATGTAATAGTTTCTtactataatatattaatatgctaACATCCTGGTTTTACTTTCAGGCATTAATAGATGCTACATCCTCTGACAGCAGTCTTGAGGAAGAACCTGGCATTAGAATGGTGGCTTTGTTTGACCATGAAGAATGTGGGTCTAACTCTGCTCAAGGAGCTGGCTCTCCTGTAGTGCTAGATGCTATGTCTAGGATTACAGATTTCTTCAGCCCAAATTCGAAGGTATCATTCTTCTTTTAATTGTTTTCCCTTTTTAGTTCCCGTGGACTTTCATGTGTgacttagggcccgtttggattgacttatttttgaacttatgcgaaatagcttatgcaaataaataatcttttatgtattattataagcttttcaaggtagtttatgagaaaacaacttgtgaagatacaatttttgttagcgaaaacttatgaattaacataaaactttatttatttgcataagctattttcataagctcaaaaataatgTATAAAATCGTGTGGATTTGCGTTACACATTTAGGCAGTAACTTTATCACAAGGTGTTAGGGTATATTAACCTCATACTTTTTTGTCCAAATCACCATTCTAAAATCCTAGAATTTACATTCGAGTTTTCAAAAACACACTAAAAAACCttaaatatcataaataatgTATACAATAGTTTCATGACTACATTCCAGACAATTAATAAGATGcaattatatttgtattataACCCTTAGTACTAGAACAAGTTCTGAGTtctatataggggagggatgggtagctcaactggttgaGCTAAGGGTTGTGGAGTTGGAGGTTCAAGTCCTAGCAAGGAGAAAAAACactaacataacaattaacgtactaacaatttgccattcaaaaaggaaagaaaaaaaaggttgtCAATTCTACATGCATAAACTAGGATAATAAGTGGAAGATGCTACGAATTCTGATTTTGACCAGTTGAAACTAAAGAATTGGAAAAAAGGCTATCTAGTCTCTTAATTGGCCTTCTCATTGTTGATTTTAACTACACATTAACAGTCTGATTATTTCTGAACCTTAAAGGGGTTTAATGGGGTGAAGTGCATATTTCTGAAACATTTGTGAAGGAATGTGTAAGGTTTTAATCTTTGGTGTACACAAATTGAAGTTAAGTGTAACTTAAATCTTGTTAGCAGCTATGGTTATTTCAGCACCTACGGTTTACAGCACCATTCCACAAATTAGTGTTCCAGATATTTAAATGGTGGAAGTGGAATAAATGCAttctaattagttttttttgtggTGATTTTGTTTTAGCTTCTCGAGAAAGCAGTACAACGAAGCTTTCTTGTATCTGCTGATATGGCACATGCACTACACCCGAATTACATGGTAAGTCTTCTTGTATGCCTTGTTTTACTGTTGCCAATAATTCAATCTGATGCTTCTTATTGAGATTTGGGCCTAATTTCTTCAGGACAGGCATGAAGAAAACCATCAACCTAAACTACATGGAGGACTTGTCATTAAGCAAAATGCAAACCAACGCTATGCAACCAATGCTGTCACATCCTTCATTTTTAGGGAGATAGCATCAAAACATAATCTTCCCGTTCAGGTCAGTTTAATGAAAAGTTTTATCATTGTCTTTTTTCTTACCCACTCTTATTGGAACATATTTTGTATAATCATGGCCAAAATTCTTttccattttaatatttgtagTATTTAAAGGAGCAAAATTGCTACCTGTTTAGAAAAAAACTGAAGGATTGTAATAATGTGAGCACCGGAATGGATAATGAATTAAAATGTGGTATGTTGATGTAGGACTTTGTGGTGCGCAATGACATGGGATGTGGTTCAACAATAGGTCCTATCCTTGCGAGTGGCGTTGGTATTCGAACTGTTGATGTTGGTGCACCGCAGTTGTCAATGCATAGCATCCGAGAAATGTGCGCTGTTGATGATGTGAAGTATTCATATGAACATTTCAAGGCCTTTTTTCAGGAATTCTTTCATCTAGATGCTAATATAGTTGTGGATATATAAGTTATATCTCCGCTGAAGATTTTCTCATGAATCCTCTGCTCTAGATTTCCTTGCCGAAGGGGTCAGAATTTGTAAtgatctttcttttttttttgaaccaaacaaacttactgcatttgTAATGATCTTTCTTAAAAGTTATAACCCTGACGTTAGAATGGAGAAATCTGAAATAATACTAGTATTGGATTTGAGAATACAATATTTCACTACTTGGACTGTGCTTGCTGTACTTTAATTGAATAGTCCACAATCATACTTCCAGTGTAGACCTATTCAGATAAGAAATGAATTTTCAAGAGTAGGGgtttgaaattcaaataaaataaaaatatgctaTATAATTTTCAAGTAACATGTAATCTAGAAAATGCAGGACAATGCTATTACTTTATTTATGCTGCAGCTGTAAGGTATATAATCTTAGTATCAGCTATGGAGAATTCATCCAGATTAGGGGCAATTGGATTTGCACatgattaaagaaaatatgCAAGAGGTGAAATATTAGCGAGACTTATTTTTGGTGTCCTCTGTCCTTCTCGCTGCttgttagtttttaattttgtccttCAGCTACTTGAGCTGctaatgatataaaaataagaaattttggataaattttaaagaaattttccACCCTACCAATTATGGGGCGCGACCTACAAAAATTACGATATTACccatgtccgctacttaagtcaCGGAAACGTATCCGTGGCATAGGTAAAGGCcgtgttaaaaataataatagttttgaACAAGTTAAAAACCCACGCCCTACCAAAAGCCCCATTACGTTTTGCCTTCAGCTACTTAGGTCGCGGACGGCCATTTGACAGTTGTAACAAAACACCAAAATATTATAACACagattattatatacataagaacattatataagaaataaaagttatcaaaatataaacatgAGTAAGAGTTGACAgaacatcaaaatatttttacattacATTGAGCTCCCGGCCTTTTATGTGATTCGTATCGATTAGTAACAATGGTCAAACTTCTTGGTGTGTAACTCAAAGGGTTTTGATCCCAAGTTTTTACACACCAAGAAGACTGACCACTGTTACTAATCTCGACCACTGACTATGAACCTTTCAATgcctaaattaaaaaaaaaaattgagagaagaaagaaatggGAGATGAAATTAGAATGAAGAAATGAGAatgatgaaaaaatgaaaagaaatgtCTCAATTTATACAGTTTGAACTTGAATCTCATTGgccaaaacaaataaacaacCTCTTTGACTGCTAATGAATGCTCATCACCGTCCTTGACCATTGACAGCCTTAAAGACCACAAAAATTCTAACCCCCAAGCGTACCGTGTAGGGTGTCCGTTACCTAAGTAGCGGATATACGTGGTCTTAAACACACCAGCTAgtattttattcattcattcacatcAATTCATAACATTATCCTttgtttatttatgtttttatcatCGTTCTTGGTTTTATCGATTTAATGAactagtttttttcttttttcatttttggtcAGGTGTCGTCCGCTACTGAAGTCGCGGACGTGTATTTTACAGAAAACGAAATTCACCGAAAatgataaagaagatgaaaaaaaatactcaaataaatgttcattataaattaaacataaaaattacatcaaattaaacaatttttccgTTTCAACTATAAGGAATTTCCTCCCTTAAGAAAACTAATCAATTTATACAGTTTGAACTTGAATCTCATTGGCCAAAACAAATAAAGAGCCTCTTTGACTGCTAATGAATGCTCATCACCGTCCTTGACCATTGACAGCCTTAAAGACCACAAAAATTCTAACCCCCAAGCGTACCGT
Coding sequences within it:
- the LOC123897015 gene encoding probable aspartyl aminopeptidase produces the protein MAKEEGTHTVVSDLINFLNASPTAFHAVDEAKKQLKTAGYQQISEKENWELKAGHKYFFTRNHSTIVAFAIGKRFVAGNGFYIVGAHTDSPCLKLKPGSKVVKGGILEVGVQTYGGGLWHTWFDRDLTVAGRVILRKEIAGSVSYSHRLVRIEEPIMRVPSLAIHLDRGVNDGFKVNTQTHLLPILATSLKAEANKVSSESDSVESGKKENDKTGSSNVKHHPILLQLLASKLECEPGDICDFELQACDTQPSIVAGAAKEFVFSGRLDNLCMSFCSLKALIDATSSDSSLEEEPGIRMVALFDHEECGSNSAQGAGSPVVLDAMSRITDFFSPNSKLLEKAVQRSFLVSADMAHALHPNYMDRHEENHQPKLHGGLVIKQNANQRYATNAVTSFIFREIASKHNLPVQDFVVRNDMGCGSTIGPILASGVGIRTVDVGAPQLSMHSIREMCAVDDVKYSYEHFKAFFQEFFHLDANIVVDI